In one Juglans regia cultivar Chandler chromosome 11, Walnut 2.0, whole genome shotgun sequence genomic region, the following are encoded:
- the LOC108985624 gene encoding F-box/kelch-repeat protein At3g06240-like → MTTNYLPEQVVVEILLRLPVKSLIRFRCVSKRWRLLISDPGFTKSQFGLASEHPERFLISSSSGIRSLGCDVPFGDSSALRELVVPFQRNCLRVRIIGSCNGLVCVALHPHKGFYIWNPSTGDHRKLPDPGAPLRGFIYWHGFGYDSSTDDYKLIVASYRLVKSDSGRSSEGEVFSLNKNSWKGILHDLDYSDGAKEPAGILCNGSLHWHLKVSEPARDEIYAFDLAEEKFHEIPMPIQEDERPRRAPFSSLRNLGGCLCLVGYTRTHIDLWRMMEYGIGESWAPMLRVAYSHVEVYRYHLNPLWLSRGGQLVLIYAGKELMISKPEGEIEHVVAFSDSLTCEAAVFVESLISPNHYGGDERQRLLCDEDR, encoded by the coding sequence ATGACTACGAATTATCTACCCGAACAAGTCGTCGTTGAAATCCTCTTGCGATTGCCGGTCAAATCTTTAATAAGATTCAGGTGTGTATCTAAACGTTGGCGCTTGCTAATCTCGGATCCCGGATTCACTAAATCGCAGTTCGGGCTAGCGTCTGAGCACCCAGAAAGATTTCTCATATCATCCAGTTCTGGAATTCGATCCCTAGGCTGCGACGTGCCATTTGGGGACAGTTCCGCTCTCAGAGAACTCGTCGTCCCATTCCAGAGAAATTGTCTTCGTGTTAGAATCATAGGGTCTTGCAATGGTCTGGTTTGTGTAGCTCTCCATCCCCATAAGGGTTTCTATATTTGGAATCCTTCAACTGGAGACCACAGGAAATTGCCAGATCCTGGCGCTCCACTACGTGGCTTCATATATTGGCATGGCTTTGGGTATGATTCATCCACCGATGACTACAAGCTTATTGTGGCCTCTTACCGGCTTGTAAAAAGTGATAGTGGCCGTTCAAGTGAAGGCGAGGTTTTCTctttaaacaaaaattcatGGAAAGGTATTCTTCATGACCTCGACTATTCAGATGGCGCGAAAGAGCCAGCAGGGATCCTTTGCAATGGGTCTCTGCATTGGCACCTTAAAGTGAGCGAGCCCGCTCGTGACGAAATATATGCGTTTGATTTAGCAGAGGAGAAATTCCACGAGATACCGATGCCCATCCAGGAAGATGAACGCCCTCGACGAGCACCTTTCAGTTCTTTGAGGAACCTTGGAGGGTGCCTGTGTTTAGTTGGTTATACTCGTACCCATATAGACTTATGGAGAATGATGGAATATGGAATCGGGGAATCATGGGCACCAATGCTCAGAGTTGCGTATTCTCATGTAGAAGTGTACAGATATCATCTAAACCCGCTTTGGCTTTCAAGAGGTGGTCAGCTGGTGTTAATATATGCTGGAAAGGAGTTAATGATAAGTAAACCTGAAGGAGAGATTGAACATGTTGTGGCCTTCAGTGACTCACTTACGTGTGAAGCAGCTGTCTTCGTTGAGAGTTTAATTTCACCTAATCATTACGGTGGTGATGAAAGGCAACGCCTTCTCTGTGATGAAGACCGATGA